One region of Desulfobacterales bacterium genomic DNA includes:
- a CDS encoding sulfite exporter TauE/SafE family protein has product MVPDIAWQCPLLAAVGVVAGVLNVIAGGGSMLTLPLLIFMGLPSATANGTNRVAILCQNVVAVRGFRKQGVFPAKLAFLCTGPALVGSYFGARMAVNIDDQLFNRVLAVIMVGVLVLTLVDPARRWQIKACHMTPLRTGVLLLSFFGIGIYGGCVQAGVGFFIISALLVHGLDLVRINAVKVFVIVAFNIVALVVFMGHGQVNYGLGFSLAAGNSIGGWIGSHLAVKKGHDWIRKIVFLMVLVFAVKLLVW; this is encoded by the coding sequence ATGGTTCCCGATATAGCGTGGCAGTGCCCTCTGCTGGCAGCAGTAGGTGTGGTGGCCGGTGTGCTGAACGTCATCGCAGGGGGTGGTTCGATGCTGACCCTTCCCCTGCTGATTTTCATGGGCCTGCCATCGGCGACCGCCAACGGTACTAACCGTGTGGCCATTTTATGCCAGAATGTCGTTGCGGTCAGAGGGTTTCGAAAACAGGGGGTTTTCCCGGCAAAACTGGCCTTTTTATGCACCGGTCCTGCCCTGGTGGGCAGTTATTTCGGGGCCCGCATGGCGGTCAATATCGATGATCAGCTGTTCAACCGGGTTCTGGCGGTCATTATGGTCGGTGTGCTGGTGCTGACCCTCGTGGATCCGGCCCGCCGCTGGCAGATCAAAGCATGCCACATGACGCCGCTGCGCACCGGGGTGCTGCTGCTTTCTTTTTTCGGGATCGGTATCTATGGCGGATGTGTCCAGGCGGGTGTGGGGTTTTTCATCATTTCAGCTCTGCTGGTACATGGCCTTGATCTGGTGCGCATCAACGCCGTAAAGGTGTTTGTCATCGTTGCCTTTAATATTGTTGCGCTGGTTGTTTTCATGGGTCACGGGCAGGTTAATTATGGCCTTGGTTTCTCACTGGCAGCCGGAAACTCAATCGGTGGCTGGATAGGCAGTCATCTGGCCGTGAAAAAAGGCCATGACTGGATCCGGAAAATCGTTTTCCTCATGGTCCTGGTTTTTGCTGTTAAACTGCTTGTGTGGTGA
- a CDS encoding DUF1232 domain-containing protein, which translates to MPLFLDKLKLIIPLIKDYCTGKYRKIPFLSILGIFLAILYIINPLDLIPDYLLGIGQIDDAAVMALCLFLLDRDLEEYKEWKISHPSGGKS; encoded by the coding sequence ATGCCACTTTTCCTGGATAAATTAAAACTAATCATTCCTTTAATAAAAGACTATTGTACAGGGAAGTACCGCAAAATTCCTTTTCTGTCCATCCTGGGGATTTTTTTGGCAATTCTCTATATAATCAATCCATTAGATCTTATTCCTGATTATTTGTTGGGAATTGGCCAAATTGATGATGCTGCGGTTATGGCCCTTTGCTTGTTTTTACTGGACAGGGATTTGGAAGAATATAAAGAATGGAAAATAAGTCATCCATCAGGGGGTAAATCATGA